A window of Citrus sinensis cultivar Valencia sweet orange chromosome 7, DVS_A1.0, whole genome shotgun sequence contains these coding sequences:
- the LOC102631412 gene encoding adenylate isopentenyltransferase 5, chloroplastic-like produces MNFNKKKVVFVMGATATGKTKLSIDLAIHFSGEAINSNKIQVYKGLDIATNKVTASERQGVPHHLLGFVDPEADYPEEEFCEHALRAIDKIIENGHLHIIVGGSNTYIEALVEDSIINFRANYDCCFLWMDVDPLVLYKYVGIRVDKMVEAGLVDEVRDMFDPNADYNRGIRRSIGAPELHEYLQFESNMKNETTNNNKDLLLKKGHS; encoded by the coding sequence ATGAATTTCAACAAGAAGAAAGTTGTGTTCGTAATGGGAGCAACAGCCACCGGCAAGACCAAACTGTCAATCGACCTTGCGATTCATTTTTCGGGCGAAGCAATTAACTCGAACAAGATTCAAGTGTACAAAGGTCTGGACATTGCCACCAACAAGGTCACTGCGTCTGAGCGCCAAGGCGTTCCCCACCACTTGTTAGGGTTTGTAGACCCAGAAGCGGACTATCCGGAGGAAGAATTCTGTGAACATGCCCTGAGGGCCATCGacaaaattatagaaaatggccATCTGCACATCATTGTTGGTGGCTCGAATACTTATATTGAAGCACTTGTTGAAGATTCCATAATTAACTTTAGGGCTAATTATGACTGTTGCTTCCTTTGGATGGATGTTGATCCGCTTGTTTTATACAAATACGTCGGTATTCGGGTCGATAAAATGGTCGAAGCTGGCCTCGTCGACGAGGTCAGGGACATGTTCGACCCTAACGCCGATTACAACCGGGGCATCCGGCGGTCCATCGGGGCTCCGGAGCTGCATgaatatttacaatttgaaaGTAACATGAAAAATGAgactactaataataataaggacCTACTACTCAAGAAGGGTCATTCTTGA